In Styela clava chromosome 14, kaStyClav1.hap1.2, whole genome shotgun sequence, the following are encoded in one genomic region:
- the LOC120340504 gene encoding serine/threonine-protein kinase H1-like, whose amino-acid sequence MGCGNSKVIPDSNEGSKDAKSKKTIDAYSTNDAKRNSIHSAKLAFVNGNNVGGTNKSDIDEKKFNKNATNNNNKIVKYRAKFDPRVVVKYDVRALIGKGSFSRVVRVEHKGTKQPYAIKMIEVKAREGRAAADSELRVLRRVRHPYIVQLIEVFEAPDKIYMVMELATGGELFDRIIRHGSFTEKDATKALQMVLEGLRYLHSLGITHRDLKPENLLYYHPGNDSKLLITDFGLASSRKSGGDVTMKTTCGTPEYIAPEVLQRESYTNMVDCWSVGVITYILLSGTMPFDDENKTRLYTMILQGDYNFNGEPWPHVSETAKGFVRSFLTVNPRERMSCSAALEHPWITNFTSLSNRNLQRSISQNLLKRASSRNSNKSAHSSKSAKSNRSLRSQHRKVKAKELDDLLKKYNRQTHHP is encoded by the exons GGAGCAAAGATGCCAAATCGAAGAAGACCATAGACGCCTATAGTACAAATGATGCAAAAAGAAACAGCATTCACTCAGCCAAACTTGCATTCGTAAATGGAAATAATGTTGGGGGAACAAACAAAAGTGATATTGACGAAaagaaattcaataaaaatgcaacaaacaacaataataaaattgtcAAGTATCGTGCAAAATTTGATCCTCGAGTCGTTGTAAAATATGATGTCAGAGCATTAATTGGCAAAGGCAGTTTCAGCCGGGTTGTGAGAGTTGAacataaaggcacaaaacaacCATATGCAATTAAAATGATTGAGGTGAAAGCTCGTGAGGGCCGAGCTGCAGCTGATTCAGAATTGCGTGTATTACGTCGAGTAAGACATCCTTACATTGTGCAACTAATAGAGGTTTTTGAAGCACctgataaaatttatatggtcATGGAGCTTGCCACAGGCGGTGAATTATTCGATCGAATTATAAGACATGGTAGCTTTACTGAAAAAGACGCTACAAAAGCCTTACAAATGGTGCTAGAAGGACTTCGTTATCTTCATAGTCTGGGAATTACACATAGGGACTTGAAACCAGagaatttattgtattatcaTCCTGGAAATGACTCCAAACTGTTAATTACTGATTTTGGTCTTGCATCCTCTCGAAAATCTGGTGGTGATGTTACTATGAAGACAACTTGCGGCACTCCAGAATATATTGCACCTGAAGTTTTAcaaagagaaagttacacaaATATGGTTGATTGTTGGTCTGTTGGCGTTATTACTTATATTCTTTTGAGTGGAACTATGCCATTCgatgatgaaaataaaacacgaCTTTACACAATGATTTTACAAGGAGATTATAATTTTAATGGCGAG CCTTGGCCCCACGTGTCTGAAACTGCCAAAGGCTTCGTCAGATCGTTTTTGACGGTGAACCCTAGAGAAAGAATGTCTTGTTCTGCTGCACTTGAACACCCTTGGATAACTAACTTCACCAGTCTTTCGAACAGAAACTTGCAaag GTCCATATCACAGAATTTATTGAAGAGAGCATCATCACGTAATAGTAACAAGTCTGCTCATAGTAGCAAATCAGCTAAATCCAACAGATCACTTCGTTCACAGCACAGAAAG